From Stenotrophomonas maltophilia, a single genomic window includes:
- a CDS encoding RNA polymerase sigma factor, whose protein sequence is MSQLPSPHPPALPLVSSLARHYEELVDYLRRRFRSPGLAREVVHDVCVRLLERPPLHDARQPIALLRRIAHDAAVDRCRAEDLRRHWVEARAELPDDACPRPGPEQQAQGLQALQQLSATIERMPCRRQQVFILHKIHALPQAEVALRMGIGLKAVERHLRLAMADCRRQAMQQ, encoded by the coding sequence ATGTCCCAGCTGCCCTCGCCTCACCCACCTGCGCTGCCGCTGGTGTCTTCGCTGGCGCGCCACTACGAGGAACTGGTGGACTACCTGCGCCGCCGCTTCCGCTCGCCCGGACTGGCCCGCGAGGTGGTGCACGACGTCTGCGTGCGCCTGCTGGAGCGCCCGCCGCTGCACGATGCACGGCAGCCGATCGCGCTGCTGCGCCGGATCGCGCATGACGCGGCGGTTGATCGCTGCCGCGCCGAAGATCTTCGCCGGCACTGGGTGGAAGCGCGAGCCGAGCTGCCGGACGATGCCTGCCCCCGGCCCGGGCCCGAGCAGCAGGCCCAGGGCCTGCAGGCGCTGCAGCAATTGAGCGCGACCATCGAGCGCATGCCGTGCCGGCGCCAGCAGGTGTTCATCCTGCACAAGATCCACGCACTGCCCCAGGCCGAGGTCGCGCTGCGGATGGGTATCGGCCTGAAGGCGGTGGAACGCCACCTGCGCCTGGCCATGGCCGACTGCCGCCGGCAGGCCATGCAGCAATGA
- a CDS encoding low temperature requirement protein A codes for MSTRLRLPALRHRDGHHARVTYEELFFDLVYVFAVTQLSHHLLHHLDLAGVLQTLVLWFAVWLGWQYACWVSNWFDPQAPRIRGLLFATMLLALLMSSSIPEAFADRAWMFAGAYATMQVGRTAFVLFEVGRNHPLAPNFRRMLAWVSVSACFWLVGAAADGSLRLALWAVAVACEYISPMFGFAFPGMGRSHTRDWTIEGGHLAERCQLFVIVALGETLLATGGVLSEVEHWSGEVVSAVLATFAGTIAMWWLYFGISSRDATEAITHAEDPGRMGANFHYVHALLIAGIIATAVGNDLVMDHPGAAVSTVYATVMVAGPLIYLLGSALYKRVVYGHTPRSHLLGAAALLVLGLLLPWLHLLAAGWLTSLVLLGVGLLDTRMKRRTRQVEG; via the coding sequence ATGAGCACCCGACTGCGCCTGCCCGCGCTGCGCCATCGCGATGGCCACCATGCCCGCGTGACCTACGAAGAACTGTTCTTCGACCTGGTCTACGTGTTCGCGGTCACCCAGCTCAGCCACCACCTGCTGCACCACCTTGATCTGGCCGGCGTGCTGCAGACCCTGGTGCTGTGGTTCGCGGTCTGGCTGGGCTGGCAGTACGCCTGCTGGGTCAGCAACTGGTTCGACCCGCAGGCGCCGCGCATCCGCGGCCTGCTGTTTGCCACCATGCTGCTGGCGCTGCTGATGTCCTCGTCCATTCCCGAGGCGTTTGCCGACCGGGCCTGGATGTTCGCCGGGGCCTACGCCACGATGCAGGTGGGGCGCACGGCATTCGTCCTGTTCGAGGTCGGCCGCAACCATCCGCTGGCGCCCAACTTCCGCCGTATGCTGGCTTGGGTCAGCGTTTCGGCGTGCTTCTGGCTGGTCGGTGCCGCGGCCGATGGCTCTCTGCGCCTGGCGTTGTGGGCGGTGGCGGTGGCCTGCGAGTACATCTCGCCGATGTTCGGTTTCGCGTTCCCGGGCATGGGCCGTTCGCACACCCGCGACTGGACCATCGAGGGCGGGCATCTGGCCGAACGCTGCCAGCTGTTCGTCATCGTGGCGTTGGGCGAAACCCTGCTGGCCACCGGCGGCGTGCTCAGTGAAGTCGAGCACTGGAGCGGCGAAGTGGTCTCGGCGGTGCTGGCCACGTTCGCTGGCACGATCGCCATGTGGTGGCTGTACTTCGGCATCTCCAGCCGCGATGCCACCGAGGCCATCACCCATGCCGAAGACCCCGGGCGGATGGGCGCCAACTTCCATTACGTGCATGCCTTGCTGATCGCCGGCATCATCGCCACAGCGGTGGGCAACGACCTGGTGATGGACCATCCGGGTGCAGCCGTCAGCACGGTGTACGCCACCGTGATGGTGGCCGGGCCGTTGATCTATCTGCTGGGCAGCGCCCTGTACAAGCGCGTGGTCTATGGACACACGCCGCGCTCGCACCTGCTGGGCGCCGCGGCGCTGCTGGTGCTGGGCCTGCTGTTGCCGTGGCTGCACCTGCTGGCCGCCGGATGGCTGACCAGCCTGGTGCTGCTGGGCGTCGGCCTGCTGGATACGCGGATGAAGCGGCGCACCCGGCAGGTGGAGGGCTAG
- a CDS encoding FdhF/YdeP family oxidoreductase, whose protein sequence is MSEQKPPRYKPYNQPAGGWGAAGATAKVLLQQSVIGKGSKALLAMNQPGGFKCPSCAFPDADERRKLEFCENGAKALAWEATQFRAGRELFAQYTVTELMAQTDYWLEMQGRLTEPMRYDAATDHYVPCSWDEAFALIGRHLQALDSPHQAEFYTSGRTPNEAAFLYSIFVREFGTNNFPDCSNMCHEPTSRGLPPAIGVGKGTIVLQDFEHAEAIFVIGQNTGTNSPRMMSNLVEARKRGIPIVAVNPMPERALIRFAEPQDVVQMATLGSTEISSEFVHIRIGGDLALIKGMMRVMFEREAQGERVLDHDFLAEHTVGLDALRDDVMAQDWDDLVRVSGISEAQIRRCAEIYIRSNATVICYGMGLTQHQYGSRLLQQVANLLMLRGNFGKPGAGIGPIRGHSNVQGDRTVGIDEKPKPAYLDRVQQVFGFDPPREHGHHVVESIEAMLDGSAKVFIGLGGNFIHAVPDTARAYEAMRGLELTVGIATKLNRGHLVHGRDALILPVVARSERIVTPAGEQFVTIEDAMSNVTASRGVLEPVSAEVLPEVEIVCRMAMATLPGSKVDWAACMHDYTPIRDLIAAVYPEIYTGFNQRIQQPHGFHLDIPPRRRVWPTPNGKANILVMPGLDVDEPVDDPEMLRLATVRSHDQYNTTIYSYNDRYRGVYNDRMVLFMNIEDRLARGLQKEAQVSLETISRDGVSRRIDGLTVLDYPMPRGALAGYYPELNPLLPLDYYDRISGTPAAKSIPVRMRAMAASMT, encoded by the coding sequence ATGTCCGAGCAGAAGCCACCGCGCTACAAGCCCTACAACCAGCCGGCCGGTGGCTGGGGCGCCGCCGGCGCCACCGCCAAGGTGCTGCTGCAGCAGAGCGTGATCGGCAAGGGCTCCAAGGCGCTGCTGGCGATGAACCAGCCGGGCGGCTTCAAGTGCCCGAGCTGTGCGTTTCCCGATGCCGACGAGCGCAGGAAGCTGGAATTCTGCGAGAACGGCGCCAAGGCGCTGGCCTGGGAAGCCACCCAGTTCCGTGCCGGGCGTGAGCTGTTCGCCCAGTACACCGTCACCGAACTGATGGCGCAGACCGACTACTGGCTGGAGATGCAGGGCCGGCTGACCGAGCCGATGCGCTACGACGCGGCCACCGATCACTACGTGCCGTGCAGCTGGGACGAGGCTTTCGCGTTGATCGGCCGCCATCTGCAGGCGCTGGACAGCCCGCACCAGGCCGAGTTCTATACCTCCGGCCGCACGCCCAACGAAGCGGCGTTCCTGTACTCGATCTTCGTGCGCGAGTTCGGCACCAACAATTTCCCGGACTGCTCGAACATGTGCCACGAGCCGACCAGCCGTGGGCTGCCACCGGCCATCGGCGTGGGCAAGGGCACCATCGTGCTGCAGGACTTCGAGCACGCCGAGGCGATCTTCGTGATCGGCCAGAACACCGGCACCAATTCGCCGCGGATGATGAGCAACCTGGTCGAAGCGCGGAAACGTGGCATCCCGATCGTGGCGGTCAATCCGATGCCCGAGCGCGCGCTGATCCGCTTCGCCGAGCCGCAGGACGTGGTGCAGATGGCCACGCTGGGTTCCACCGAAATCAGCAGCGAGTTCGTGCACATCCGCATCGGCGGCGACCTGGCGCTGATCAAGGGCATGATGAGGGTGATGTTTGAACGCGAGGCGCAGGGCGAGCGTGTGCTCGACCACGACTTCCTGGCCGAACACACCGTGGGCCTGGATGCGCTGCGCGACGATGTGATGGCGCAGGACTGGGACGATCTCGTTCGCGTTTCCGGCATCTCCGAAGCGCAGATCCGCCGCTGTGCGGAGATCTACATCCGCTCCAACGCCACCGTGATCTGTTACGGCATGGGCCTGACCCAGCACCAGTACGGCTCGCGCCTGCTGCAGCAGGTGGCCAACCTGCTGATGCTGCGCGGCAACTTCGGCAAGCCCGGTGCCGGCATCGGGCCGATCCGCGGCCACTCCAACGTGCAGGGTGACCGCACCGTCGGCATCGACGAGAAGCCCAAGCCGGCCTACCTGGACCGCGTGCAGCAGGTGTTCGGCTTCGATCCGCCACGTGAGCACGGCCACCATGTGGTCGAGTCGATCGAAGCGATGCTGGACGGCAGCGCCAAGGTGTTCATCGGGCTGGGTGGCAATTTCATCCATGCCGTGCCTGATACGGCGCGTGCCTATGAGGCGATGCGCGGCCTGGAGCTGACCGTCGGCATCGCCACCAAACTCAATCGCGGGCATCTGGTGCATGGCCGCGATGCGTTGATCCTGCCGGTGGTGGCGCGCTCGGAACGTATCGTGACACCGGCCGGCGAGCAGTTCGTCACCATCGAGGATGCGATGTCGAACGTGACCGCATCACGCGGTGTGCTGGAACCGGTCAGTGCCGAGGTGCTGCCCGAGGTCGAGATCGTCTGCCGCATGGCGATGGCAACGCTGCCTGGCAGCAAGGTCGACTGGGCCGCGTGCATGCACGACTACACCCCCATCCGCGACCTGATCGCGGCGGTGTACCCGGAGATCTACACCGGCTTCAACCAGCGCATCCAGCAGCCGCACGGCTTCCATCTGGATATTCCGCCGCGCCGCCGCGTGTGGCCCACCCCCAATGGCAAGGCCAACATCCTGGTGATGCCCGGCCTGGACGTGGACGAGCCGGTGGATGACCCCGAGATGCTGCGGCTGGCCACGGTGCGCTCGCACGACCAGTACAACACCACCATCTACAGCTACAACGACCGCTACCGCGGCGTGTACAACGATCGCATGGTGCTGTTCATGAACATCGAGGACCGGCTGGCGCGTGGGCTGCAGAAGGAGGCGCAGGTCAGCCTGGAGACGATCAGCCGCGATGGTGTGAGCCGGCGCATCGATGGCCTGACCGTGCTGGACTACCCGATGCCGCGCGGCGCGCTGGCCGGCTACTACCCCGAACTGAATCCACTGTTGCCGCTGGACTACTACGACCGCATCAGCGGCACCCCGGCGGCCAAGTCGATTCCGGTAAGGATGCGTGCGATGGCGGCGTCGATGACCTGA
- a CDS encoding DUF411 domain-containing protein yields the protein MNRSLSLGLLLGTVLATAACARAAEDATAASSAGQAPAAPVTASPASIDPALPIAVVHKTASCGCCGIWVDHLKAEGFQVEVRDTDDMNPIKVGLGVPVGKGSCHTAEIGGYVVEGHVPAEDIKRLLAERPAARGLVLPGMPAGSPGMEMPDGYVQPYTVELVRTDGSIEAFAEHGQDG from the coding sequence ATGAACCGTTCTCTCTCCCTCGGCCTGCTGCTGGGCACTGTGCTTGCCACCGCCGCCTGCGCACGCGCTGCTGAAGACGCCACCGCTGCGTCGTCTGCAGGGCAGGCCCCGGCGGCACCCGTCACGGCCAGCCCGGCCTCGATCGATCCCGCATTGCCGATCGCTGTCGTGCACAAGACCGCCAGCTGCGGATGCTGCGGCATCTGGGTCGACCACCTGAAGGCCGAAGGCTTCCAGGTGGAGGTGCGCGATACCGATGACATGAACCCGATCAAGGTCGGGCTGGGGGTGCCGGTCGGCAAGGGCTCCTGCCATACCGCCGAGATCGGCGGCTACGTGGTCGAGGGCCACGTGCCCGCCGAGGACATCAAGCGCCTGCTGGCCGAGCGCCCGGCGGCGCGCGGTCTGGTGCTGCCGGGCATGCCGGCCGGTTCGCCGGGCATGGAAATGCCGGATGGCTACGTGCAGCCGTATACCGTCGAGCTGGTGCGTACCGATGGCAGCATCGAAGCGTTCGCCGAGCATGGGCAGGACGGCTGA
- a CDS encoding FecR family protein, with amino-acid sequence MRRTPGPPTRPQPSQAATTDELLDQHRDALKERFPLPDPKTLQRRRGGRAAKVVLPALALMAGALLLVDPAWQVQDHRTAAGERRALDLADGSHLLLDAGTHLQVRRHLRSRQVVLIQGRARFQVQHSAWRRFEVDAGPVRVRNYGTVFDVDRQGDLSEVTLWRGEVGVRAEGSDAEQRLKPGQRLLAQPGSISPPEAIDTDPADWTTGRLQFDRLPLVEVLRILQRYHDRPIVLDDPTLGPLQVSGVFDADRADTAVALLPEILPVQVHAAADGSLHLRRRD; translated from the coding sequence ATGAGGCGTACACCCGGGCCTCCCACGCGGCCGCAGCCGTCGCAGGCTGCCACCACCGATGAACTGCTCGACCAGCATCGCGATGCGCTGAAGGAACGGTTTCCGCTGCCGGATCCGAAAACGCTGCAGCGTCGTCGCGGCGGCCGTGCCGCCAAGGTCGTGCTGCCCGCACTGGCGCTGATGGCCGGCGCGCTGTTGCTGGTCGATCCGGCCTGGCAGGTGCAGGACCATCGCACGGCGGCAGGCGAACGCCGCGCACTCGATCTGGCCGACGGCAGCCACCTGCTGCTCGATGCCGGCACCCACTTGCAGGTGCGTCGCCACCTGCGTTCACGGCAGGTGGTGTTGATCCAGGGGCGCGCCCGCTTCCAGGTACAGCATTCGGCATGGCGACGCTTCGAGGTCGATGCCGGACCGGTGCGCGTGCGCAACTACGGCACGGTGTTCGATGTGGATCGCCAGGGCGATCTGAGCGAAGTGACCCTGTGGCGCGGCGAGGTGGGGGTACGCGCCGAGGGCAGCGATGCCGAGCAGCGCCTGAAGCCCGGCCAGCGCCTGCTGGCGCAGCCGGGGTCGATCTCTCCGCCCGAGGCGATCGACACCGACCCGGCCGACTGGACCACCGGGCGGCTGCAGTTCGATCGGCTGCCGCTGGTGGAGGTGTTGCGGATCCTGCAGCGCTATCACGACCGTCCGATCGTGCTGGATGACCCCACGCTGGGCCCGCTGCAGGTGTCCGGCGTGTTCGACGCCGACCGCGCCGACACCGCCGTGGCACTGTTGCCGGAGATCCTGCCGGTACAGGTGCACGCCGCCGCCGATGGCAGCCTGCACCTGCGCAGGCGCGATTGA
- the fdhD gene encoding formate dehydrogenase accessory sulfurtransferase FdhD, which produces MPDSTPPHTPPAGTAQRPMQRWRSEGQQQQVDVVAEEVPVAMRYNGAAFAVMMATPCDLEDFALGFSLSEGLITAPSQLVTIDVRPQLEGIELQMTVTDDAPGADLDPANGRLLPGRGGCGLCGTRQLEDVLRPLPQIRGRRTYPHAALQRALATLSQHQPMNEVSGSTHAAAWADASGRIGWVREDVGRHNALDKLIGALHHNEHVIDGGLLVISSRASYEMVSKAVRAGASVLAAVSAPTALAIDLARSAGLCLVGFARENGFNVYTHPERLQTHDDTAV; this is translated from the coding sequence ATGCCTGACTCCACCCCGCCGCACACCCCGCCTGCCGGCACGGCCCAGCGCCCGATGCAGCGCTGGCGCAGCGAGGGGCAACAGCAGCAGGTCGACGTGGTGGCCGAGGAAGTGCCGGTCGCGATGCGCTACAACGGCGCCGCCTTCGCGGTGATGATGGCTACCCCCTGCGACCTGGAAGATTTCGCGCTGGGCTTCTCGCTCAGCGAGGGATTGATCACCGCGCCGTCGCAGCTGGTGACCATCGATGTGCGGCCACAGCTGGAGGGCATCGAGCTGCAGATGACCGTGACCGACGACGCACCCGGCGCCGATCTGGACCCGGCCAACGGACGCCTGCTGCCGGGCCGTGGCGGCTGCGGTCTGTGTGGCACGCGGCAACTGGAGGACGTGCTGCGTCCGCTGCCGCAGATCCGCGGACGCCGCACCTATCCGCATGCCGCGCTGCAACGGGCATTGGCCACCCTGTCGCAACACCAGCCGATGAACGAAGTCAGTGGTTCCACCCACGCTGCGGCCTGGGCCGACGCCAGCGGGCGGATCGGTTGGGTGCGCGAGGATGTCGGCCGGCACAATGCGCTGGACAAGCTGATCGGCGCGCTGCACCACAACGAGCACGTCATCGACGGCGGCCTGCTGGTGATCTCCAGCCGCGCCAGCTACGAGATGGTCAGCAAGGCGGTGCGCGCCGGCGCCAGCGTACTGGCCGCGGTCTCGGCGCCGACCGCGCTGGCGATCGACCTGGCCCGCAGTGCCGGGCTGTGCCTGGTCGGGTTCGCACGCGAGAACGGATTCAACGTGTATACCCATCCGGAGCGGCTGCAGACGCACGACGACACGGCGGTCTGA
- a CDS encoding TonB-dependent receptor domain-containing protein gives MTRPVSPAALRRLAPSLLAACLCAALPAAAQAAAPAPMELHLPAGPLQASLNTLARQSGIQLLFAADSVSGRTAPALDGRYTPRDALQRLLAGQGLALQERSPGVFVVSAAPAPAKANAPARAAAGAAPTSLARVTVSASTARMPQGETAMPNTITVLTREDIAQQLALGSDVSRVLSSQIPAFAPAREKMSNYGETMRGRGILYMVDGVPQSTPLRDGSRDSHTIDPAMIERIEVIHGANALQGIGGTGGIVNIITRSAPSEPGAFLLDTHISYSSALPSRRDDSGQRGSALVGVRGEQFDLVAGLAYEKQGLFHDGEGRSIGTNAQGELMDSTSSNVFAKLGWNLAEGHRLQLMANRYELRGLDNYLAVNGDYRTGRPTISVRGDTPLEPPMNRSRSLTLDYSAADLLGGRFQAQAFAVDFEGRYGASQWDPWGNTGANAAWDQTQNESDKRGFKLTQSWTRIDDTTLDVTLGLDGLRDRTHQVLLASGMNWVPQTTYQSLSPLLQLHWWPTDHLMLSGGLRYEKGELEVGDYTTLPRYGARKVTGGKPTMSETLPNFGAVWYINDRLNAYASYSEGYTVADVGRVLRAINRDGQRVDSLIDLSPVVSDNREIGLEYDDGRFSGDIAYYTSESKLGSVLVYDPGIDAYAVQRQATRVEGFETNLRLRLGDSRLGLGYARANGRYDANLDGRLDSDLAGVNIAPNRLTAFWEQNWTPQLSTRLQASRAFDRDFDLQGARVAEFKGYTTMDLVARYALDKHSFTLGVQNLANRQYISYYSQTTPSNPSYFSGRGRVLTLGWQYRY, from the coding sequence ATGACCCGCCCTGTTTCGCCCGCCGCACTGCGTCGGCTGGCTCCCTCCCTGCTCGCCGCCTGCCTCTGCGCTGCCCTGCCCGCCGCCGCGCAGGCCGCCGCGCCTGCGCCGATGGAGCTGCATCTGCCCGCCGGCCCGCTGCAGGCCTCGCTCAACACGCTGGCGCGGCAGAGTGGCATCCAGCTGCTGTTCGCCGCCGACAGCGTGAGCGGCCGCACGGCCCCGGCGCTGGATGGCCGCTACACCCCGCGCGACGCCCTGCAGCGGCTGTTGGCGGGACAGGGCCTGGCCCTGCAGGAACGTTCGCCGGGCGTCTTCGTGGTCAGCGCCGCGCCAGCGCCGGCAAAGGCCAACGCCCCGGCGCGGGCGGCCGCAGGTGCCGCGCCGACCTCGCTGGCCCGCGTCACGGTATCGGCCTCGACCGCGCGCATGCCGCAGGGCGAGACCGCCATGCCCAACACCATCACCGTGCTCACCCGCGAAGACATCGCGCAGCAGCTGGCGCTGGGTTCGGACGTCTCGCGCGTGCTGTCCTCGCAGATTCCGGCCTTCGCGCCGGCGCGCGAGAAGATGTCCAACTACGGTGAAACGATGCGCGGCCGCGGTATCCTGTACATGGTCGATGGCGTACCGCAGTCGACGCCGCTGCGCGATGGTTCGCGTGACTCGCACACCATCGACCCGGCGATGATCGAACGCATCGAGGTCATCCATGGTGCCAACGCGCTGCAGGGCATCGGTGGCACCGGCGGCATCGTCAACATCATCACCCGCAGTGCGCCCAGCGAGCCCGGTGCGTTCCTGCTCGACACCCACATCAGCTACAGCAGCGCCCTGCCCAGCCGCCGCGATGACAGTGGCCAGCGCGGTTCTGCGCTGGTCGGTGTGCGCGGCGAGCAGTTCGACCTGGTCGCCGGCCTGGCCTATGAGAAGCAGGGCCTGTTCCATGATGGCGAGGGCCGTTCGATCGGCACCAATGCGCAGGGCGAACTGATGGATTCGACCTCGTCGAACGTGTTCGCCAAGCTGGGCTGGAACCTGGCCGAGGGCCATCGCCTGCAGCTGATGGCCAACCGCTACGAACTGCGTGGGCTGGACAATTACCTGGCGGTCAACGGTGATTACCGCACCGGTCGGCCGACGATTTCGGTGCGCGGTGACACGCCGCTGGAGCCGCCGATGAACCGCTCGCGCTCGCTGACCCTGGACTACAGCGCCGCCGACCTGCTCGGTGGCCGTTTCCAGGCGCAGGCCTTCGCGGTCGATTTCGAGGGCCGCTATGGCGCCAGCCAGTGGGACCCGTGGGGCAACACCGGCGCCAATGCTGCGTGGGACCAGACCCAGAACGAATCGGACAAGCGCGGCTTCAAGCTGACCCAGAGCTGGACCCGCATCGACGACACCACGCTGGACGTGACCCTGGGCCTGGACGGCCTGCGCGACCGCACCCACCAGGTGCTGCTGGCCAGCGGCATGAACTGGGTGCCGCAGACCACCTACCAGAGCCTGTCGCCACTGCTGCAGCTGCATTGGTGGCCGACCGACCACCTGATGCTGTCCGGCGGCCTGCGCTACGAGAAGGGCGAGCTGGAAGTAGGCGACTACACCACCCTGCCCCGCTATGGCGCGCGCAAGGTGACCGGCGGCAAGCCGACCATGAGCGAGACCCTGCCCAACTTCGGCGCGGTCTGGTACATCAATGATCGCCTCAATGCGTACGCCTCCTACTCGGAGGGTTACACGGTGGCCGACGTCGGCCGCGTGCTGCGCGCGATCAACCGTGACGGCCAGCGCGTGGACAGCCTGATCGACCTGTCCCCGGTCGTGTCGGACAACCGCGAAATCGGGCTGGAGTACGACGATGGCCGCTTCAGCGGTGACATCGCCTACTACACCTCCGAATCCAAGCTCGGCTCGGTGCTGGTCTACGACCCGGGCATCGACGCTTATGCCGTGCAGCGCCAGGCCACCCGCGTGGAAGGCTTCGAGACCAACCTGCGCCTGCGCCTGGGCGACAGCCGCCTCGGCCTGGGCTACGCACGCGCCAACGGCCGCTACGACGCCAACCTCGATGGCCGCCTCGACAGCGATCTGGCCGGCGTCAACATCGCGCCGAACCGTCTGACCGCGTTCTGGGAGCAGAACTGGACGCCGCAGCTGAGCACGCGCCTGCAGGCCAGCCGCGCATTCGACCGCGACTTCGACCTGCAGGGCGCGCGGGTAGCCGAGTTCAAGGGCTACACCACCATGGACCTGGTCGCGCGCTATGCACTGGACAAGCACAGCTTCACCCTGGGCGTGCAGAACCTGGCCAACAGGCAGTACATCAGCTACTACTCGCAGACCACGCCGTCGAACCCGAGCTACTTCTCCGGCCGTGGGCGGGTGCTGACGCTGGGGTGGCAGTACCGGTACTGA
- the blaL1 gene encoding L1 family subclass B3 metallo-beta-lactamase produces the protein MRSSLLALTLAAALPAAHAAAAETPLPQLRAYTVDASWLQPMAPLQIADHTWQIGTENLTALLVQTSEGAVLLDGGMPQMAGHLLDNLKARGVAAQDLRLILLSHAHADHAGPVAELKRRTGARVVANAESAVLLARGGSDDLHFGDDITYPPASTDRIIMDGEVVTVGGIAFTAHFMPGHTPGSTAWTWTDTHEGKPVRIAYADSLSAPGYQLRGNVRYPRLIEDYTRSFATVRGLPCDLLLTPHPGASHWDYAAGSKAGAKALTCKAYADEAEKKFDAQLAKETVRAR, from the coding sequence ATGCGCTCTTCCCTGCTCGCCCTCACCCTGGCTGCTGCACTGCCGGCCGCCCACGCGGCGGCCGCCGAAACACCGCTGCCGCAGCTGCGGGCATACACCGTGGATGCGTCCTGGCTGCAGCCGATGGCACCGCTGCAGATTGCCGACCACACCTGGCAGATCGGCACCGAGAACCTGACCGCGCTGCTGGTACAGACCAGCGAAGGCGCGGTGCTGCTGGACGGCGGCATGCCACAGATGGCCGGCCACCTGCTGGACAACCTGAAGGCGCGCGGCGTGGCAGCGCAGGACCTACGGCTGATCCTGCTCAGCCATGCACATGCCGACCACGCCGGCCCGGTGGCGGAACTGAAGCGTCGTACCGGAGCACGCGTGGTCGCCAACGCAGAATCAGCGGTCCTGCTGGCACGCGGCGGCAGTGATGACCTGCACTTCGGTGATGACATCACCTATCCGCCGGCCAGCACTGACCGCATCATCATGGATGGCGAAGTGGTCACCGTGGGCGGCATCGCGTTCACCGCACACTTCATGCCCGGGCACACCCCCGGCAGCACGGCCTGGACCTGGACCGATACGCACGAGGGCAAGCCGGTGCGCATCGCCTATGCCGACAGCCTGAGCGCGCCGGGCTACCAGCTGCGTGGCAACGTCCGCTATCCGCGTTTGATCGAGGACTACACGCGCAGCTTCGCCACCGTGCGCGGGCTGCCCTGCGACCTGCTGCTGACGCCACACCCGGGCGCCAGCCACTGGGACTATGCCGCCGGCAGCAAGGCAGGTGCCAAGGCACTGACCTGCAAGGCCTACGCGGATGAGGCCGAAAAGAAATTCGACGCACAGCTGGCCAAGGAAACGGTCCGGGCCCGTTGA
- a CDS encoding carboxymuconolactone decarboxylase family protein, giving the protein MSRVPLIDASATTADRQALLGQVHAAFGATPAMFRAVANSPAALQSMWGAFGALGAGRLSPLLGEQIAVAIANRNACEYCLAAHTALGRKAGASGEQMAAAQIGQSSDPATAAALDFALKVVEQRAQIADGDVQALRAAGFDDELIVEILAHVALNLFTNYVNVAFDVPVDFPKVALR; this is encoded by the coding sequence ATGTCCCGTGTCCCCCTGATCGATGCATCCGCCACCACCGCCGACCGCCAGGCCCTGCTGGGCCAGGTGCATGCCGCCTTCGGTGCCACTCCGGCGATGTTCCGTGCCGTGGCCAATTCCCCGGCCGCGCTGCAGAGCATGTGGGGGGCGTTCGGTGCGCTGGGCGCTGGCCGCCTGTCCCCGTTGCTGGGCGAGCAGATCGCCGTGGCCATTGCCAACCGCAATGCCTGCGAGTACTGCCTGGCCGCACACACCGCGCTGGGTCGCAAGGCTGGCGCCAGTGGCGAACAGATGGCCGCCGCGCAGATCGGGCAGTCCAGCGATCCGGCCACGGCCGCCGCACTGGACTTCGCACTGAAAGTGGTCGAGCAGCGCGCGCAGATCGCCGATGGTGATGTGCAGGCGCTGCGCGCGGCGGGTTTCGACGATGAGCTGATCGTCGAAATTCTCGCCCATGTAGCACTCAACCTGTTCACCAACTACGTCAACGTAGCGTTCGACGTGCCGGTGGACTTCCCGAAGGTGGCACTGCGCTGA